One genomic window of Saccopteryx bilineata isolate mSacBil1 chromosome 4, mSacBil1_pri_phased_curated, whole genome shotgun sequence includes the following:
- the SPG21 gene encoding maspardin isoform X2 yields MGEIKVSPDYNWFRSTVPLKKLQYPVYWDHLEFCDGFRKLLDHLQLDKVHLFGASLGGFLAQKFAEYTHKSPRVHSLILCNSFSDTSIFNQTWTANSFWLMPSFMLKKIVLGNFSSGPVDPVMADAIDFMVDRLESLGQSELASRLTLNCQNSYVEPHKIRDIPVTIMDVFDQSALSTEAKEEMYKLYPNARRAHLKTGGNFPYLCRSAEVNLYVQIHLLQFHGTKYAAIDPSMVSAEELEVQKGNLSLNQEEQ; encoded by the exons ttgCAATATCCAGTTTATTGGGACCATCTTGAATTCTGTGATGGATTCAGAAAACTTTTAGACCATTTACAACTGGATAAA GTTCATCTTTTTGGGGCTTCTTTGGGAGGCTTTCTGGCCCAGAAATTTGCTGAATATACTCACAAATCTCCCAGAGTCCATTCCCTTATCCTCTGCAATTCCTTCAGTGATACCTCTATCTTTAATCAAACTTGGACTGCAAACAG CTTTTGGCTAATGCCATCATTTATGCTGAAAAAAATAGTTCTTGGAAACTTTTCATCTGGCCCAGTGGACCCTGTGATGGCTGATGCCATTGATTTCATGGTGGACAGG CTGGAAAGTTTGGGTCAGAGTGAACTGGCTTCGAGACTTACCCTGAATTGTCAAAATTCTTATGTGGAACCTCATAAAATACGGGACATCCCTGTAACCATTATGGAT gtatttgaCCAGAGTGCACTTTCAACTGAAGCTAAAGAAGAAATGTACAAATTGTACCCTAATGCCCGGAGGGCTCACCTTAAAACAGGAGGCAATTTCCCATACTTGTGCAGAAGTGCAGAGGTGAATCTTTATGTACAG ATACATTTGCTGCAATTCCATGGAACCAAATATGCGGCCATTGACCCGTCGATGGTCAGTGCTGAGGAACTCGAGGTGCAGAAAGGCAACCTCAGCCTCAATCAGGAGGAGCAATAG